A portion of the Coturnix japonica isolate 7356 chromosome 4, Coturnix japonica 2.1, whole genome shotgun sequence genome contains these proteins:
- the EREG gene encoding proepiregulin, translating to MDAGGPRSRSLMLFFGYLLQAVMGTTVIPLCAPGEMENCTTALVQTENSPRVAQVGITRCKPEMKDYCFHGQCVYIVDLDEHYCRCDVGFSGVRCVHSELVRQPLSTEYVALTVILVLLFLVASSIAGYYICRRYRNKKRRTNASDYKEVGAL from the exons ATGGACGCCGGCGGTCCTCGATCCCGCAGTCTGATGCTCTTCTTCG gTTACCTATTGCAAGCAGTCATGGGCACAACAGTGATCCCGTTATGTGCACCTGGTGAAATGGAAAACTGCACAACAGCATTAG TCCAGACAGAGAACAGTCCTCGTGTGGCTCAAGTTGGGATAACCAGATGCAAGCCTGAAATGAAGGACTACTGTTTCCATGGACAGTGTGTGTACATAGTGGACCTAGATGAGCACTACTGCAG GTGCGATGTAGGTTTCTCTGGTGTCAGATGTGTGCATTCAGAACTTGTCCGTCAGCCCCTCAGTACGGAGTATGTGGCACTGACAGTCATCCTCGTTTTGCTTTTCCTCGTCGCCAGCTCTATCGCAGGCTACTACATCTGCAGGAG GTACCGAAACAAGAAGAGACGCACCAATGCTAGTGACTACAAGGAGGTTGGTGCCctgtag